From a single bacterium genomic region:
- a CDS encoding ISNCY family transposase yields MAERDIIMASQRELKRLHVIRKVLDKELKQVEAKDVLNLSERQIRRIVKTVRREGDKGIVHKSRGKPSNAAISKKIKSMVIGLYKEKYKGFGPLLANEKLLEIDKIEIGTQTLRNWLIVEGEWKVSRGNKEHCQWRERKQCFGEMVQMDGSHHDWLEGRGPKLVLMGYIDDATSKTFGKFYDHEGTMPAMDSFKKYIEKNGIPNSIYLDKHTTYKSNGKPTKEDELNNRKPLSQFERACEELGVDVIHADSPQAKGRIERLFKTFQDRLIKEMRLKEVKTKEDGNKFLEEYLPIYDERFSVEPAKKTDLHRTVPEGTNLDDILCRKTKRVLKNDFTISHDNKLYQVENLIRAKKVLVCEHIDERISIQYKGETLNHREITKRPKKANDGKNPYEFKIRKVYIPPKDHPWRKYKTRSYPQYAHN; encoded by the coding sequence TGTTTTAAATTTGAGCGAGAGGCAGATAAGGAGAATAGTAAAAACAGTTCGTAGAGAAGGAGATAAAGGGATAGTTCATAAATCACGAGGGAAGCCATCAAACGCAGCAATATCCAAGAAGATAAAGTCCATGGTCATAGGTCTGTACAAAGAGAAATACAAGGGATTTGGGCCACTACTTGCTAATGAAAAACTTTTGGAAATAGATAAGATAGAGATAGGCACTCAGACTTTGCGTAACTGGCTCATAGTAGAAGGAGAATGGAAAGTAAGCCGCGGTAACAAAGAGCATTGTCAATGGCGGGAAAGAAAGCAATGCTTTGGAGAAATGGTACAGATGGATGGATCGCATCATGATTGGCTGGAAGGGAGAGGTCCTAAGCTGGTTTTAATGGGATACATAGACGATGCAACAAGCAAGACATTTGGAAAGTTTTATGATCATGAAGGAACAATGCCTGCGATGGATAGTTTCAAGAAGTATATAGAAAAAAACGGTATTCCAAACAGCATATATTTGGACAAGCATACAACATACAAATCTAACGGGAAACCGACAAAAGAAGATGAATTAAATAATAGAAAGCCGTTAAGTCAATTTGAGAGAGCGTGTGAGGAGCTAGGAGTAGATGTAATACATGCGGACTCTCCGCAGGCAAAAGGAAGGATAGAAAGACTTTTTAAGACGTTTCAGGATAGACTAATAAAGGAAATGAGACTTAAGGAAGTTAAGACAAAAGAAGACGGCAACAAGTTTCTGGAGGAATATTTACCAATCTATGACGAGAGGTTCAGTGTTGAGCCGGCAAAGAAAACAGATTTACATAGAACAGTCCCTGAAGGTACAAATCTGGATGATATTCTCTGCCGGAAGACAAAGAGGGTATTAAAAAATGATTTTACAATAAGCCATGATAATAAGCTTTATCAGGTAGAGAATCTGATAAGAGCAAAGAAAGTTTTAGTCTGCGAGCATATAGATGAGAGAATATCAATACAATACAAAGGGGAAACTTTAAACCACAGAGAAATAACAAAGAGACCAAAGAAGGCTAATGATGGGAAAAACCCATATGAATTTAAAATAAGAAAAGTCTACATACCGCCAAAAGACCATCCATGGAGAAAATACAAGACAAGGAGTTATCCACAATATGCACATAATTAA